From Lycium ferocissimum isolate CSIRO_LF1 chromosome 12, AGI_CSIRO_Lferr_CH_V1, whole genome shotgun sequence, one genomic window encodes:
- the LOC132039320 gene encoding uncharacterized mitochondrial protein AtMg00860-like gives MVSAELKELKAQLKDLLDKGFIRPSTSPWGAPVLFVCKKDGSLRMCIDYRQLNKVTIKNNSRARRSFASSIADAARSLFCAKFSKCEFWLNLMAFLEHIVSDEGIKVDGQKIEAVKNCPRPITHTKVHSFLGLSSYTFVENFSSIAAPLTKLTHKAAKFQWSDACERNFQELKN, from the exons ATGGTCTCTGctgaattaaaagaattgaaagcTCAGTTGAAGGAtcttctagataagggttttatcAGACCCAGTACTTCTCCGTGGGGTGCACCAGTGCtgtttgtttgtaagaaagacgGTTCGttgagaatgtgtattgattaccgtcagCTCAACAaggtgactattaagaacaA TAGCAGAGCTCGCAGATCATTTGCGAGTAGTATTGCAGACGCTGCAAGATCATTGTTTTGTGCTAAATTCTCTAAAtgcgagttctggttgaatttgATGGCGTTCCTCGAACATATCGTCTCAGATGAGGGCATCAAGGTGGATGGTCAGAAGATCGAGGCAGTAAAGAATTGCCCGAGGCCCATAACTCATACAAAAGTTCATAGTTTCTTGGGCTTATCTAGCTATACGTTTGTGGAGAATTTCTCTTCTATTGCCGCTCCTTTGACGAAATTGACACATAAagcagctaagtttcaatggtctGATGCCTGTGAAAGGAACTTTCAGGAATTAAAGAATTGA